One Herbaspirillum rubrisubalbicans genomic window carries:
- a CDS encoding PAAR domain-containing protein, with protein sequence MPHIIRLGDATSHGGKVTSVSATHFKVGGLPVARVGDACSCPQKGHDNCTIVEGHPHHRIGGIAVAYEGHKTSCGATLVASTRHFSAS encoded by the coding sequence ATGCCCCACATCATCCGCCTAGGCGACGCGACTTCCCACGGTGGCAAGGTCACCAGCGTCAGCGCCACCCATTTCAAGGTTGGTGGCCTTCCAGTGGCGCGGGTCGGCGATGCCTGTAGTTGCCCTCAAAAGGGACACGACAACTGCACCATCGTCGAAGGTCATCCCCATCATCGCATCGGTGGTATCGCGGTCGCCTACGAGGGCCACAAGACCAGTTGTGGTGCGACGCTGGTGGCCAGTACCCGCCATTTCAGCGCATCCTAG
- a CDS encoding esterase/lipase family protein, which translates to MSASSNPMPTAEPTRLVGTAWDEDGNDVAQSVLTGQNMKVRALCLTTPDAVVPILFVPGIMGTRLKVKGRDKGAAWFPPDTTWEELVLALKYLVRTAADRQRLLNPDTTEVDEDGPASPDDTSKILLALAPGKTDDERIKWRGWGQLHADSYLQILSLLETSMAMIFDPASQGTVLTAHWKELVMDRQDAAKLGAQKPFVPLEEEHLRDAAELLYPVHAVGYNWLQSNKLSAKRLADEIERITAYYRSKGKHCEQVILVTHSMGGLVARACAQLPGMDQRILGVVHGVMPAIGAPATYKRIRAGFEGIAQVVLGRNAADCTAVMANAPGPLELLPTAQYKTWTNRGEQHWLRTSYRAIGQSGMPEELESFLGEGDPYANIYLNNTPDWWKLVREDLIDPAGKEDRERAEREGTVLVQKKRPSSDFDEFVSQMRIARTLHQQIADSYHPNTYAYYAADPQRPAWNEINWKCAPMVPGDPMKAKLAEDDLNGMLELCFGEHQCHYFTLQNGTGPGDGTVPAESGGAPKPHVVQLFKHEGKLKSHDSYDHQFSYNAKISQAVTLYSIIRIVSASAYLKTPSGEK; encoded by the coding sequence ATGAGTGCATCTTCCAATCCGATGCCGACAGCCGAACCGACCCGCCTGGTCGGCACGGCCTGGGATGAAGACGGCAATGACGTGGCGCAGTCGGTGCTGACCGGACAGAACATGAAGGTCAGGGCCTTGTGCCTGACCACGCCGGATGCCGTGGTCCCCATCCTGTTCGTGCCGGGCATCATGGGAACGCGGCTCAAGGTCAAGGGGCGTGACAAGGGCGCGGCGTGGTTCCCGCCCGATACCACATGGGAGGAGCTTGTGCTGGCGCTCAAGTATTTGGTGCGCACGGCGGCAGACCGGCAACGACTGCTCAATCCGGACACCACCGAGGTGGATGAAGACGGACCCGCCTCGCCCGACGACACCAGCAAGATCCTGCTCGCGCTGGCGCCCGGTAAGACCGATGACGAGCGCATCAAGTGGCGTGGCTGGGGACAGCTCCACGCGGATAGTTATTTGCAGATTCTCTCGCTGCTGGAGACCAGCATGGCGATGATTTTCGATCCAGCCAGCCAGGGGACGGTGTTGACTGCCCATTGGAAGGAGCTGGTCATGGATCGGCAGGATGCGGCCAAGCTGGGGGCGCAGAAGCCTTTTGTTCCGCTGGAGGAAGAGCACTTGCGGGATGCTGCCGAATTGCTCTATCCGGTTCATGCGGTTGGGTACAACTGGCTGCAGAGCAACAAGCTCTCAGCCAAGAGATTGGCTGACGAGATCGAACGCATCACCGCGTATTACCGCAGCAAGGGAAAGCATTGCGAGCAAGTGATTCTGGTCACCCACAGCATGGGTGGACTGGTAGCGCGGGCGTGCGCACAACTCCCCGGAATGGATCAACGCATTCTGGGCGTGGTGCACGGTGTGATGCCCGCCATTGGCGCACCCGCGACCTACAAGCGTATCCGTGCGGGGTTTGAAGGGATCGCCCAGGTAGTCCTGGGCCGCAATGCCGCGGACTGCACAGCAGTGATGGCCAATGCACCGGGGCCTCTGGAATTGCTACCGACGGCGCAATACAAGACCTGGACCAATCGCGGCGAACAGCATTGGCTGCGGACCAGTTATCGGGCCATTGGGCAGAGTGGGATGCCCGAGGAGTTGGAGAGCTTTCTGGGGGAGGGTGATCCCTACGCGAATATCTATCTGAACAATACGCCGGATTGGTGGAAGTTGGTGCGGGAGGACTTGATTGACCCGGCGGGTAAAGAGGATCGGGAGCGGGCAGAGAGGGAGGGAACGGTTTTAGTTCAGAAGAAACGACCTTCTTCGGACTTTGATGAATTTGTTTCACAAATGCGAATCGCGAGAACACTTCATCAACAGATTGCAGATAGCTATCACCCCAATACCTATGCGTATTACGCTGCCGACCCGCAACGGCCTGCGTGGAACGAGATCAACTGGAAGTGCGCGCCGATGGTGCCCGGTGATCCCATGAAAGCAAAGCTTGCAGAGGATGATCTGAATGGGATGTTGGAGCTTTGTTTCGGGGAGCATCAATGCCACTACTTCACTCTCCAGAACGGCACCGGCCCTGGGGATGGCACGGTGCCAGCAGAATCGGGTGGCGCTCCGAAGCCGCATGTCGTTCAGCTATTCAAGCATGAGGGAAAGCTGAAATCCCACGACAGTTATGACCACCAGTTTTCCTATAACGCCAAGATTTCGCAGGCGGTCACCCTCTATTCCATTATTAGGATCGTCAGTGCATCGGCGTATTTGAAAACACCTTCAGGAGAAAAATGA
- a CDS encoding ABC transporter ATP-binding protein has translation MTQASQAAALLLVSRLNFSYPGLDLFQDFSARIDAGVTLVRGGDGRGKTTLLNLLGGFMPARDGVLELDGLRLDSDGEAYRRRVFFIDPRSEAYDQMTPPQVFATLAERYPRFEHGLLPALIEGLSLTPHLEKKLFMLSTGSKRKVYLAAAFAAGATLTLLDDPYASLDRASINFVATTLNAHADDVQQAWVVAMYEGPEAIRLAGMIDLGD, from the coding sequence ATGACCCAAGCCTCACAAGCTGCCGCACTGCTGCTGGTATCACGCCTGAATTTTTCCTATCCCGGCCTGGACCTGTTCCAGGATTTCTCGGCCCGCATCGATGCTGGCGTCACGCTGGTGCGCGGTGGCGATGGCCGTGGCAAGACCACGCTGCTCAATCTCCTGGGTGGCTTCATGCCGGCGCGCGACGGCGTGCTGGAACTGGACGGCCTGCGTCTGGATAGCGATGGCGAAGCCTACCGCCGTCGGGTCTTCTTCATCGACCCGCGCAGCGAGGCCTATGACCAGATGACGCCACCGCAAGTGTTCGCCACCCTGGCCGAGCGCTATCCCCGTTTCGAGCACGGCCTGCTGCCAGCCTTGATCGAAGGGCTGTCGTTGACACCGCATCTGGAAAAGAAGCTCTTCATGCTCTCCACCGGCAGCAAGCGCAAGGTCTACCTGGCCGCCGCCTTCGCCGCCGGAGCCACCTTGACGCTGCTGGACGATCCCTACGCCAGCCTGGACCGCGCCTCGATCAACTTCGTGGCGACCACGCTCAATGCCCATGCCGATGATGTGCAGCAGGCGTGGGTGGTGGCGATGTATGAGGGGCCGGAGGCGATCAGGTTGGCGGGGATGATTGATCTGGGCGATTAA
- a CDS encoding T6SS immunity protein Tli4 family protein, giving the protein MIMKTSLRLIAIFAFAAWLFLAGDISPKQGFSIMNAAQANQPAPPLSTFCTGRFLLDMPAGSVLSGGNYRYDFARLEKPKAMNLEEFDAEMMAKEKKLRAAKHEIEPSLLRLLEKPDSYSWIFVYWEHDFSGGIALVDGYRWVDGTRFLFRSKAGMSKPPTGTKSYQDDAVERMRATLAGLRKRSTHDIPTEPGYCFEDGFIANPEWENEEAGIDIDIAGHPDAFVSVWFYPLSMRAHSQPLLDRMGGVLQMLGRMATSVHVLRRGDRQVGPYKGQEFLVTAPNSGGMRGHSFIWETEGEGTLDTPALKIELTTGHRAKDGNPQKTRLTDEQAMKLWDDVLNSFRLRPVDAVPPSATPTQPS; this is encoded by the coding sequence ATGATCATGAAGACGTCGCTTCGTCTCATCGCTATTTTTGCATTCGCGGCCTGGTTGTTTTTAGCTGGAGATATCTCACCTAAACAAGGATTTTCCATCATGAATGCTGCCCAGGCAAATCAGCCCGCACCGCCTCTTTCAACTTTCTGTACAGGTCGCTTCCTGCTCGATATGCCTGCGGGATCGGTACTCAGTGGTGGTAACTACCGTTACGACTTCGCGCGATTGGAGAAGCCAAAGGCCATGAACCTGGAAGAATTCGACGCGGAAATGATGGCTAAGGAAAAGAAGCTCAGAGCGGCGAAGCATGAAATTGAGCCCAGCTTGTTGCGGTTGTTGGAAAAGCCTGATTCATATTCGTGGATATTCGTCTATTGGGAACATGACTTTAGTGGGGGCATAGCATTAGTAGATGGATATCGCTGGGTTGATGGGACACGTTTTCTCTTTAGAAGTAAGGCAGGCATGAGCAAGCCTCCTACCGGCACGAAGAGTTACCAAGACGATGCAGTCGAACGTATGCGCGCGACACTTGCCGGCTTGAGAAAACGTTCAACGCACGACATCCCAACAGAACCCGGCTATTGTTTTGAAGATGGTTTCATCGCCAACCCGGAATGGGAAAACGAAGAAGCTGGCATCGACATCGACATCGCCGGCCATCCCGATGCCTTCGTCTCCGTCTGGTTCTATCCTCTCTCCATGCGAGCGCACAGTCAGCCATTGCTGGATCGCATGGGTGGTGTGCTGCAAATGCTGGGCCGGATGGCGACCTCAGTGCATGTGCTGCGAAGAGGAGACCGTCAGGTCGGTCCCTACAAGGGCCAGGAGTTTCTGGTCACCGCCCCCAACAGCGGCGGAATGCGCGGCCACAGTTTCATCTGGGAGACCGAGGGCGAAGGTACGCTCGATACCCCTGCGCTGAAGATCGAGTTGACCACCGGTCATCGCGCCAAAGACGGCAATCCCCAAAAGACCAGGCTGACCGATGAACAGGCCATGAAGCTGTGGGATGACGTATTGAATAGCTTCAGATTGCGCCCCGTCGACGCTGTACCACCATCGGCCACCCCCACCCAACCCTCGTGA
- a CDS encoding MFS transporter, whose product MNSLQKPHPASTAAAPAAATHAASHSHGLSTGLIGLLASGAGLAVASLYYSQPMLGVLADDIGASERAVGMVPMSTQLGYALGILLLAPLGDRYDRRRIILIKAAILTVALLLAGAASGVSTLLAASLAIGLTATLAQDIVPAAATLAPEQHRGRIVGTVMTGLLLGILLSRVVSGFVAEHFGWRAMFVGASASIALIGLAAWRGLPRFHPTTHLSYGALLGSLGSLVKKHGALRRAALAQGLLSVGFSAFWSTLAVMLHGAPFHLGSAAAGAFGLAGAAGALAAPLAGRISDKKGPELVTRLGVSLAALSFASMALSPWFSTQGQLVLLALAAIGFDLGVQATLVAHQTIVYSIEPGARSRLNAVLFVGMFIGMAAGAALGSLALAQWGWIAVVGLAVISAVLALVVRLWPGAAKAR is encoded by the coding sequence ATGAACAGTCTGCAAAAACCGCATCCCGCCAGTACCGCCGCTGCGCCGGCTGCTGCCACTCATGCGGCATCCCATTCCCACGGTCTGTCGACCGGCCTGATCGGCCTGCTGGCCAGCGGCGCTGGCCTGGCCGTGGCTTCGCTCTACTATTCGCAACCCATGCTGGGCGTGCTGGCCGATGACATCGGCGCCTCCGAGCGTGCCGTGGGCATGGTGCCGATGTCGACCCAGCTCGGCTATGCGCTGGGCATCCTGCTGCTGGCCCCGCTGGGCGACCGCTATGACCGCCGCCGCATCATCCTCATCAAGGCCGCCATCCTGACGGTGGCCCTGCTGCTGGCCGGTGCTGCCTCGGGTGTAAGCACGCTGCTGGCCGCCAGCCTGGCCATCGGCCTGACTGCCACGCTGGCCCAGGACATCGTGCCGGCCGCCGCCACCCTGGCACCGGAACAGCATCGCGGCCGTATCGTCGGCACCGTCATGACCGGGCTGCTGCTGGGCATCCTGCTCTCGCGCGTGGTCAGTGGTTTCGTGGCCGAGCACTTCGGCTGGCGTGCCATGTTCGTGGGCGCCTCGGCCAGCATCGCCTTGATCGGGCTGGCTGCCTGGCGTGGCCTGCCGCGCTTCCACCCGACTACGCACCTGTCCTACGGCGCGCTGCTGGGTTCGCTGGGCAGCCTGGTCAAGAAGCATGGCGCCTTGCGCCGCGCCGCGCTGGCCCAGGGCTTGCTGTCGGTCGGTTTCTCGGCGTTCTGGTCGACGCTGGCGGTGATGCTGCATGGCGCACCGTTCCACCTGGGCAGTGCTGCAGCTGGCGCTTTCGGCCTGGCCGGTGCCGCTGGTGCGCTGGCTGCACCGCTGGCTGGCCGCATCTCCGACAAGAAGGGCCCGGAACTGGTGACCCGTCTGGGCGTGAGCCTGGCGGCGCTGTCCTTCGCCTCGATGGCACTGTCGCCGTGGTTCTCGACCCAAGGTCAACTGGTGTTGCTGGCGCTGGCCGCCATCGGTTTCGACCTCGGCGTGCAGGCTACGCTGGTGGCGCACCAGACCATCGTCTACAGCATCGAACCGGGTGCCCGCAGCCGTCTGAATGCGGTCCTGTTCGTGGGCATGTTCATCGGCATGGCCGCTGGTGCCGCCCTGGGCAGCCTGGCGCTGGCCCAGTGGGGCTGGATCGCGGTAGTCGGGCTGGCCGTGATTTCTGCCGTGTTGGCCTTGGTGGTGCGTTTGTGGCCGGGGGCAGCCAAGGCACGGTGA
- a CDS encoding methyl-accepting chemotaxis protein, with the protein MFGSLTVGRKLGLAFLCMVLVSLAGSALSLFNFNKLEAASAMNVHTYEVMGTADNMLVNMVNIETGIRGYVASGNEAFLAPYLEGRKEFRKAFDEAKKLTSDNPAQQKRLAAMLELTNKIEEVDQTLIKLRKEANASASTQALQAYFGAAHDKVHMDRFRALQAEFNQAEESLLKVRGEQVRALSSSTLSVLIGAGALTVLLAIVAGFAITRSIVNALGGEPAAAAQVAQHIAAGDLTVPVPLKNNDRDSLMASLSTMREQLTTIVRGIQSSGESISVAAGEIATGNTDLSQRTEQQAASLEETASSMEELTSTVRQNSDNARQGNVLAENASTLAVKGGEVVGRVIDTMNEISDSSNRVSDIITVIEGIAFQTNILALNAAVEAARAGEQGRGFAVVASEVRSLAQRSAAAAKDVKDLINLSGERVQRGTHLVSEAGQTINEVVQAVRNVTDIMTEISAASLEQTTGIEQVNQALGQMDQVTQQNAALVEQAAAAAQAMSEQATELRSAVGIFKTAGGIAHSVPVARAAAVVKTAPKPAPAAARSLPPKVQPSVNKPAPAPSSSFKKEEADGDWETF; encoded by the coding sequence ATGTTTGGATCATTGACCGTCGGTCGAAAACTGGGGTTGGCCTTTCTTTGCATGGTGCTGGTGTCACTGGCGGGAAGTGCCTTGTCGCTGTTCAATTTCAACAAGCTGGAAGCCGCCAGCGCCATGAATGTTCATACCTACGAGGTGATGGGCACGGCTGACAATATGCTGGTCAATATGGTCAACATCGAGACTGGCATTCGTGGTTACGTGGCCTCGGGCAACGAGGCTTTCCTCGCTCCCTATCTGGAGGGGCGCAAAGAATTCAGGAAGGCCTTCGACGAAGCCAAGAAGCTGACCTCTGACAATCCGGCCCAGCAAAAACGCCTGGCCGCAATGCTGGAGCTGACCAACAAGATCGAAGAAGTCGACCAGACCTTGATCAAACTGCGCAAAGAGGCCAACGCCAGTGCTTCCACGCAAGCCCTGCAAGCGTATTTCGGTGCGGCTCACGACAAGGTCCACATGGACCGCTTCCGTGCGCTGCAGGCTGAATTCAATCAGGCCGAAGAGTCCCTGCTCAAGGTGCGTGGCGAACAGGTCCGTGCATTGAGCAGTTCGACCCTGTCGGTGCTCATCGGTGCCGGTGCCTTGACCGTCTTGTTGGCCATCGTCGCCGGCTTTGCAATCACGCGCAGTATCGTCAATGCCCTGGGGGGAGAGCCTGCGGCCGCCGCCCAGGTGGCCCAGCATATTGCCGCCGGTGACCTGACCGTGCCAGTGCCCTTGAAAAACAACGACCGCGATAGCTTGATGGCGTCGCTGTCGACCATGCGTGAACAGCTCACGACCATCGTGCGCGGCATCCAATCCTCGGGTGAATCCATTTCCGTGGCCGCTGGCGAAATCGCCACCGGCAACACGGACTTGTCCCAACGCACCGAGCAGCAGGCAGCATCGCTGGAAGAAACGGCGTCGAGCATGGAAGAGCTGACCTCCACGGTGCGCCAGAATTCGGACAATGCCAGGCAGGGCAATGTCCTGGCGGAAAACGCCTCCACGCTTGCGGTCAAGGGCGGTGAGGTGGTTGGGCGTGTGATCGATACCATGAATGAAATTTCCGACAGCTCCAACAGGGTGTCCGACATCATCACCGTCATCGAAGGCATCGCCTTCCAGACCAATATCCTGGCGCTCAACGCCGCCGTGGAAGCGGCCCGGGCCGGTGAGCAAGGGCGCGGCTTTGCGGTGGTTGCCAGCGAGGTGCGCTCGCTGGCCCAGCGCAGCGCTGCTGCCGCCAAGGATGTGAAGGATCTCATCAACCTGTCGGGCGAGCGCGTGCAACGCGGTACCCACCTGGTCAGCGAAGCTGGCCAGACCATCAATGAAGTGGTGCAGGCGGTCCGCAACGTGACCGATATCATGACCGAGATTTCCGCTGCGTCGTTGGAACAGACCACCGGTATCGAGCAGGTGAACCAGGCGTTGGGTCAAATGGACCAGGTCACCCAGCAAAATGCGGCCTTGGTGGAGCAAGCTGCGGCGGCGGCCCAGGCGATGTCCGAACAGGCCACCGAATTGCGTAGTGCGGTGGGCATCTTCAAGACAGCGGGCGGCATCGCCCACTCGGTTCCGGTGGCCCGCGCGGCCGCAGTGGTGAAGACGGCGCCCAAGCCGGCGCCTGCCGCGGCCCGCTCACTACCTCCCAAGGTACAGCCCAGTGTCAACAAACCTGCGCCCGCACCCTCATCCTCATTCAAAAAGGAAGAGGCTGATGGAGATTGGGAAACCTTCTGA
- a CDS encoding TetR/AcrR family transcriptional regulator, giving the protein MSEVNTREKIVREADRLLYESGYENTSFATIAETVGISRGNFYHHFKSKDDILSAVIGLRLTQRQSLLERWEMQDEQPASRIRSFTMNLSMGLILAMLALVSTLAIAVLGRRVPARPLVPTTT; this is encoded by the coding sequence ATGAGTGAAGTCAATACACGCGAGAAGATCGTACGAGAAGCCGATCGCCTGCTCTATGAATCCGGCTACGAGAATACCTCCTTTGCCACCATCGCCGAGACGGTAGGAATCTCGCGTGGCAACTTCTATCATCATTTCAAAAGCAAGGATGACATCCTCTCGGCCGTGATCGGTTTGCGGCTGACGCAACGCCAGAGCCTGCTTGAGCGCTGGGAAATGCAGGATGAACAGCCAGCCTCCCGCATCCGCAGCTTTACAATGAACCTCAGCATGGGACTGATCCTGGCCATGCTCGCCCTGGTGTCGACACTGGCCATTGCCGTGCTGGGTCGGCGTGTGCCAGCACGACCGTTGGTGCCGACTACTACCTGA
- a CDS encoding LysR family transcriptional regulator — protein sequence MTKPASPAPSFSATGLTDRIELIQTFVRIVEAGSLSAAAAQLATTQPTISRRLQTLERSLGVRLLQRSTHAMKMTEDGERCYERAKELLAGWDEFENELRGARQHAEGSLRVAVPHAFGQQQLIGPLAQFMRAHPRITVEWLLHDRAADFISQGIDCAIQVGEVNDSSVVAIHLAEVPRMTVVAPALLQGRPLPRRPSDLATFPWIAIPAFYRRDITLTHASTGEQRQVAFRPQLVTDSLYALRNCAIEGMGVAVGSSWVLAEDVATGRLVQLLPEWEPAPLPVSLLYPYARFYPARLRHFIDTMKEAMPAVVHKAVGKGALSS from the coding sequence ATGACCAAGCCCGCCTCCCCTGCTCCCAGTTTCTCGGCCACCGGCCTGACCGACCGCATCGAATTGATCCAGACCTTCGTGCGCATCGTCGAGGCCGGCAGCCTCTCGGCCGCCGCCGCCCAGCTCGCCACTACCCAGCCCACTATCAGTCGTCGCCTGCAAACGCTGGAACGCTCGCTGGGGGTGCGCCTGCTGCAGCGCTCCACCCACGCCATGAAGATGACCGAGGATGGCGAGCGCTGCTACGAGCGTGCCAAGGAGTTACTGGCCGGCTGGGATGAGTTCGAAAACGAGTTGCGCGGAGCGCGCCAGCACGCCGAGGGATCGTTGCGGGTGGCGGTGCCACATGCCTTCGGACAGCAACAACTGATCGGGCCGTTGGCCCAGTTCATGCGCGCGCATCCGCGCATCACGGTGGAATGGCTGCTGCACGACCGCGCCGCCGATTTCATCAGCCAGGGCATCGATTGCGCCATCCAGGTGGGGGAAGTCAATGATTCCTCGGTGGTGGCGATCCATCTGGCGGAGGTGCCGCGCATGACGGTGGTGGCCCCCGCGCTGCTGCAGGGGCGTCCTTTGCCGCGGCGCCCCTCCGACCTGGCGACCTTTCCTTGGATCGCCATTCCTGCCTTTTACCGCCGCGACATCACGCTGACCCATGCCAGCACCGGCGAGCAGCGCCAGGTGGCGTTTCGTCCACAACTGGTCACCGACAGCCTGTATGCACTGCGCAACTGCGCCATCGAAGGCATGGGCGTGGCCGTGGGCTCGTCCTGGGTACTGGCCGAGGATGTGGCGACCGGTCGCCTGGTGCAATTGCTGCCGGAATGGGAGCCCGCGCCGCTGCCGGTGTCGCTGCTCTATCCCTATGCGCGCTTCTATCCGGCGCGACTACGTCACTTCATCGATACCATGAAGGAGGCCATGCCGGCTGTGGTGCACAAGGCCGTCGGAAAAGGGGCATTGAGTTCGTGA
- a CDS encoding methyl-accepting chemotaxis protein produces the protein MQLSNVTIRVRLWLGFGLLMVLMLAMAASGIARLGQLNTQMKDVIHDKYPKTVVAGDIVDQLNLIARSVRNILLLKKDAQIKSEYDRITGADKAVRDDLAQLDQLLTDADSRASLDKLRSALAAYMDKRDKVLNMMQQGGKEGAIDVLIDEVRPVQSATMNAADALIKRQQDMMKTAGDEVENNYVQARTLLLVLTALGLAAAATIALMITRSITAPLDRAVRVAETVAAGDLTSTIDDSGRDETSMLLRALKKMNDRLLDIVSQVRVSTDTIATASSEIARGNLDLSSRTEEQAASLEETASSMEQLTATVKQNASHAGQANQLAGSASDIARQGGEVVSQVVQTMGAIDASSKKIVDIIGVIDGIAFQTNILALNAAVEAARAGEQGRGFAVVAAEVRALAQRSATAAQEIKSLIGDSVARVSDGSKLVEQAGLTIQEVVQSVQRVGAVVNEISAAGQEQSAGIEQVNLAIVQMDQVTQQNAALVEQAAAAAQSLQDQAAQLARLVSVFKLEGREPELAVITAPMKARLAYA, from the coding sequence ATGCAACTTTCCAACGTCACTATCCGTGTGCGCCTCTGGCTGGGCTTCGGCCTGCTGATGGTGCTGATGCTGGCCATGGCCGCCAGCGGCATTGCGCGCCTGGGGCAATTGAATACCCAGATGAAGGATGTCATCCACGACAAGTATCCCAAGACCGTCGTGGCCGGCGACATCGTCGACCAATTGAACCTGATCGCGCGCTCGGTGCGCAACATCCTGCTGCTCAAGAAAGACGCCCAGATCAAGAGCGAATACGACCGCATCACCGGGGCCGACAAGGCCGTGCGCGACGACCTGGCCCAGCTCGACCAACTGCTCACCGACGCCGACAGCCGCGCCTCGTTGGACAAGTTGCGCAGCGCGCTAGCCGCCTACATGGACAAGCGCGACAAGGTATTGAACATGATGCAGCAAGGCGGCAAGGAGGGTGCCATCGATGTGCTCATCGATGAAGTACGCCCCGTGCAAAGCGCCACCATGAATGCCGCCGACGCCCTCATCAAACGGCAGCAGGATATGATGAAAACCGCCGGCGATGAAGTCGAGAACAACTACGTACAGGCCCGCACGCTGCTGCTGGTACTGACCGCACTGGGCCTGGCAGCCGCTGCAACCATCGCCCTGATGATCACCCGCAGTATCACCGCTCCATTGGATCGTGCGGTGCGGGTCGCCGAGACGGTAGCAGCCGGCGACCTGACCTCGACCATCGATGACAGCGGCCGCGATGAGACCAGTATGCTGCTGCGGGCATTGAAGAAGATGAATGATCGCCTGCTGGACATCGTCAGCCAGGTGCGTGTCTCCACCGACACCATCGCCACGGCCAGCAGCGAGATCGCGCGCGGCAACCTGGACTTGTCTTCGCGCACCGAAGAGCAGGCGGCCTCGCTGGAAGAGACAGCTTCCTCGATGGAGCAGCTCACCGCCACCGTCAAGCAGAACGCCAGTCATGCCGGCCAAGCCAACCAGTTGGCTGGTTCGGCTTCGGACATTGCACGCCAGGGTGGAGAAGTGGTCAGCCAGGTGGTACAGACCATGGGGGCCATCGATGCCTCCTCCAAGAAGATCGTCGATATCATCGGCGTGATTGATGGCATCGCCTTCCAGACCAACATCCTGGCCTTGAATGCGGCTGTGGAAGCGGCACGCGCCGGTGAACAGGGGCGCGGCTTTGCCGTGGTGGCGGCGGAAGTCCGCGCGCTGGCACAACGCTCGGCCACCGCCGCGCAAGAGATCAAGAGCCTCATCGGCGACTCGGTGGCACGCGTGAGCGATGGCAGCAAGCTGGTCGAGCAGGCCGGATTGACCATACAGGAGGTGGTGCAAAGCGTGCAGCGGGTGGGTGCCGTGGTCAATGAAATCAGCGCGGCCGGGCAAGAGCAGAGCGCCGGCATCGAACAGGTGAACCTGGCCATCGTGCAGATGGACCAGGTGACCCAGCAGAATGCGGCGCTGGTGGAACAAGCGGCGGCGGCCGCGCAATCGCTGCAGGACCAGGCGGCGCAACTGGCGCGGCTGGTGTCGGTATTCAAGCTGGAGGGTAGAGAACCGGAGCTGGCGGTGATCACCGCGCCGATGAAGGCGCGGCTGGCGTATGCCTGA